CATTAAATATACCGTATATTTGTGATGTTTTCGTTGCCGACGCCGTCGCCGTCGTCATCGCGTAAAGTCgttataattaacagttattcttcgaggacgcgccggatatgagctgatatatataaccaacgaggccgtaggccgagttggttattatgagctcatatccggcaagtccgagaagaataactgttttagtaaattttcaagcaattctcttgatttcttcgggtgaatcctcctcaaatcgtgacattttctttaccgacgacgaaTTTTTCCCGACCTctaaaatttcagcacaagaaattcgtcatcagtttttccttatttggtcaaacttaacgataatggctcatatcatgagcttagggaaccaatcagaaagctggaaaatcattatcctgagctaaaaatttactaatataGGATATCATAGCAATAAGGGAACTCATTTTATTGGCCCTTTTCAATTGCTTCCTCTAGGAGGGTCTTATTTTTTATCAGCTCCTCCAAGAGACCAGGGAAATTGTATCCAAACAGTTTGAAATCTAATTCAAAGATCTGACCTATTTTCAATAATTCGTCTTTCGTAAGCTGAGAATAGTACTTCAAAACATAAGGTTCTGTTTTGGATGGATGATAATCTGGAAAATTAACGAATTGATCCACACCCATCATCTTCAACAGCTCTGGTGCTTCCTTAGGCAAATACTCAAAGTGACCAATAAAATCATAATTCACTTCACACGGACAAATCAACTCATAGGAACGCCAGTGCTGATTGGTTTGCAGTGACGTCTTATTGTTCCGAAGAAGATCCTTTCTCATGAACTCGGGGAATGTTGTGCCCACGAATTTCAATTCTTCGTTGCTGATGCCCGGGTGAAATCGTCGCTTGAACCacatttgtcttttctggcTTTTGTAGGCCGATGCTAATCTCTCAATAGGCTCACGAACAAACATGGCTTTGTAGTAGGAATCCAGAATCTCTTTCCTTTCCTGAGGAGGGTAATCTTTTAGccacttgaaaattttcttaTCGTGTGGATAAGTCTCGATGCTTTTTCCGTCATTTTCTGCTCTGTACAGTACGTGCTTCCAAGTTGTACATGAGACTTTGGGGATAAAACAGAACACAAATTTCAACTTCTCAATGACAATAAAACGCGTGAAGTCAGCTTCCTCAATGAAAGAAGGATTGGGTGGTTTCTTTGCGCAGTTATCTCTTAGCAGTTGCTGTCGTCTCCACATTTCTGCCCTCAACCATGCAGAATTCCAGCCATCTGGATGCGAAAAAATATAAGAATacgtatatgtatatatttaatgataacaaaaataaattttgtaataaataacACGTAGTAACAAGGCATGGTCTATATTCAAATTTCAGTCTCAGAATCCTCTATCTCTCGAACGTGCTATCGAGGCAGAAGATCATCTCCAAAATCCGGATTTCCTTTTGGAATCGCTCACCTCAGTCGCCAGCAATTAGAGCTTCAGCACCAGACGTCCACGACCGGAAGTTAGAATACATACAATTTCGCACTGCGCATGTCACACAGTCGTTACGTTTTGTCACGGAGGGCTGCAAGGTACTTTTCCCACCCTAGCACATTCGCCACGACCCTAACAATTCAAACATTCTTGCAATGGAAACACCGTTTCTTGCAACGACAAAAGACAACGAGAAGTCTtcctgaataaaataaaatttgtctCATAGTAAAATTCAGTTAAATTTacctcatttcttttttaactttgatATAAAGTAACCGAGAATTGAACAAGTTATATCAGGTAGCACAAATTGCAATTCTTGCGCGCTGTACGTTCACTTTTCACAACCTAGTAACAGAAAAATTCCAATTATCTCTTTATCGACAGAGATTCCCGCATGGAATGGATACAAAGCCATGATTTAGTGCTTTGTGGAGACGTTTTGCTAGTACATCGAATCTCTGATAGTTTTCGTACTTAGATTAAGGGTTTCTCGAGGTGCTGTCATCCAGCAACAAAAGCAACGCTTTATCATTTATAACTTCCAATAACACAAGCATTTTTCGAGCTTCTTCAAACGAACACAATCCCAAAACCTTTCCGGTTTTTCGTTTCAGTGCACAGAGCAATTCAACACACAAAAAGTTTGGTTGCATCGTAGgctttcaaatttgaattgttttcGCGCCTTTCCTGCAAGCGTCTGACGTGAAGAAGGGACACGCGCTTAAGTTAAAAACATTCGCGCGACAAACGCCGTTCTCGATCATTCAATGGAGACATCCGTCGTGAAAAAATGTTCGTGGCTTTAGCTCTCTAGTATTTATCTCACCAGTGTGCTTGAAACATTTTGTATGCACAGTCGTTACCAAGCAACGTAGGGTTAACAGCTATAATGCAGATGGAATTTCAAGACAGatcaaaattaaacttaaGTAAAGATAAGGAATCTTCCTTTATACATGGAGACATTTAAAACGCGAaacgtttgtttttattttttaaatgccGCGCCATCGACATAAAAACTAACGGTGCTTGCCATTTGTCATAACTGATGAGCAGAATATGCCAGCCCAGTTGTAACAAATGGTAACCCCCCCTTTTTAATCTTTACACAAAAAAAACGGCAAGTAGATCATATCTAATTATTAATTAGTACGGTCAAGCCGCTGAGGATATCACGGCGGGATTCTAGGCTGTAACATCTGCGTGAAAATCTAACTCCCTTCGTACTTAGCCAACACGCCTCTtctgtgaattttctttcaaatactTCACCAATTTTACATATACAAGTGGATGTAATGCGGTTAAAGGTGGCTGAGAAGTGAAGAAAGGTTGAGGAAGAGAGAACATGAAAGAAGGAGAGATCGTTGAAAGCATGATGGCAGTAGAGACCAGATAGCTCCCAAGATTGTTGGTCAGTGGTTTGAAGCAGAAATCAAGGATTGGAAGAAACTGAACTGTTTTCCTTGCAAATACGTAGAACAATTTTAGGTGTAGGCCGTTGTCAATATGTTTTAGGATTAAGTCTCATTCGTAATTCGTCTTAGTATAAAATTGTTATTCGTGTTtcattagttttgtaattCGAATCCTTAGCCTTTGCTTTTTGGTTCATGGTGTGTTGGGTGT
This sequence is a window from Acropora palmata chromosome 6, jaAcrPala1.3, whole genome shotgun sequence. Protein-coding genes within it:
- the LOC141885315 gene encoding carbohydrate sulfotransferase 10-like isoform X3, with the protein product MWRRQQLLRDNCAKKPPNPSFIEEADFTRFIVIEKLKFVFCFIPKVSCTTWKHVLYRAENDGKSIETYPHDKKIFKWLKDYPPQERKEILDSYYKAMFVREPIERLASAYKSQKRQMWFKRRFHPGISNEELKFVGTTFPEFMRKDLLRNNKTSLQTNQHWRSYELICPCEVNYDFIGHFEYLPKEAPELLKMMGVDQFVNFPDYHPSKTEPYVLKYYSQLTKDELLKIGQIFELDFKLFGYNFPGLLEELIKNKTLLEEAIEKGQ
- the LOC141885315 gene encoding carbohydrate sulfotransferase 10-like isoform X1, which produces MTFRERRKKYLVCTLVILTGLGVWKVLKNSEDGWNSAWLRAEMWRRQQLLRDNCAKKPPNPSFIEEADFTRFIVIEKLKFVFCFIPKVSCTTWKHVLYRAENDGKSIETYPHDKKIFKWLKDYPPQERKEILDSYYKAMFVREPIERLASAYKSQKRQMWFKRRFHPGISNEELKFVGTTFPEFMRKDLLRNNKTSLQTNQHWRSYELICPCEVNYDFIGHFEYLPKEAPELLKMMGVDQFVNFPDYHPSKTEPYVLKYYSQLTKDELLKIGQIFELDFKLFGYNFPGLLEELIKNKTLLEEAIEKGQ